Below is a genomic region from Chitinivorax sp. B.
CCACGACCCAGCTGAGTTTGCCCAGTGGTTAAGTTCAGTGCAATTCCACCCATTTGATACATGCCAGCTTCAAAACTGACGCGTGTTCGTGTAGATTGCTTCTCGAACACCATGGCCAGGGTCCGATCTTTCAGCGGCTGATAGGCCAGATAGTTCTTGAACTGGTGTTTGATCCACTTGGCGCGCTGGAACAGGTATTCAAATTCCTCGCCAGTGAAATCCTTCAACTGCAGAAAGTGTTTCATACTCATAGTGCACCCAATTGCCCTGCCAATACATGGGGGCGATAGTGTAAGCCGGCATCTGCCGGATGATTGGTAAAGACCTTGCTTAGCAAGCAATGAACCACCAAGCAAGTTTTTCCGCAGGAAATCAAATTTGTTCGATGCCGACAACCACGTTGACTGTCATGATCCAGCTGAATGGGTAATCATGGGCTATTCACAAACATCTTCCCCATAAACACCCCAAAGAATGGAATTTTGACGCGGAAAGGGCCATATTTAACCCAATCAGTTGCGCCTTGCAACTATAAATTTCTTTAATGCGACAAATTGATACGAATTTGCGACATTCCTTACCAGGGAAAGTCGAGGGGATTGAAAGGTACGCCGCAGTCTCTTGGCAATAGCGATCCGCGTTCAGCAAACATACCCATTTCACTTAGAACTCAAACAAATACCTAGCAGCAATGTACTTCCACACAGACAGCATCCTAGCCTGCCGAAGCACTTGGATACTTAGCCAAAGGCGGATTCAATACGACTACGCCCACTCTGCTTGGCACGATACAACGCGGCGTCTGCTCGGCTGAGCAATCGGTCTGGCTCAGTACCATCTTTTGGATATTCTGCAATACCAGCAGAAAAACTCAAGCCAACCAAATCTGCCCCATGATAAGTGATGCGCTGTTCACACCACTTACCCAACATTTCAGCCGTGCGCATGACAGCCGTTGACGTATCGATATCGTGCATTACCACACAGAATTCTTCCCCACCATACCTGCAGGCGAAATCGCTCCCCCGCACCGACGACTGTAGCAAATCCGCAAAAGCCACCAGTACGGCATCACCAAAAGCATGGCCACGGCTATCGTTGATTGCCTTGAAGTGATCAAGATCAAATAACACAACACACAAGGTAAAGTATTGCCGAGCAGCCAATTGCAATGCAGCCCGCAATTCGTCTTGCAAGTGGCGACGGTTGTATAGGTTAGTCAACGGATCGCGAACCACCAGTTCCCGCAACTGATCACGCAACGATTCCACCTCAACCACTTTGTTTCGTAACGAAAGATTCAGCCGCTCAAGATCACGCGCGGCATGTTCAGCCTCTGCCTGACGGGCAAGCGCGAAATCGCGCTCCATCCGAGTCCTGGCAATCTCATGTTGAATAGCCATGCTCTGCACCCTCGCTCCAGTGGCCAATCGAGCCATATCTTCCTTTGATGCAAAGAAACGCTTAATCGTAGTCAAAGCTTGCTGTGCATCACCTTGACGTTCGTAGAGCTCAGCCAACGACTTGAGTGTTTCAATCTGATAATGTCGATCCGGTACCTTATCCGCCAAACGTAACGCCTGCTCCATCAAAGCCAACTCCGTCACAGCATTACCATCCCGATGTGCCAGCAAAGCGTCAACCCAAAGGCAATGCACCAAGCAAGCATCATCAGATACAGACTGCGCCATCTGACGGGCATCATCCAGAAACTGTCTAGCCGTATCGGTTTCACCTCGAATGGCAAAGGTTTGTGCTGCGATGGCGTTGAAAAAAGCCAAATCTCCGGTCTCAACCCAATCTGTACGGCCAAGCAACGGGGCAACCAGCTCATAGGCAGCAGAGGTCTGCCCTTGCGTGATGTGATAAAGCGCAAGATTGCCAACTGCAATCGGCCTGATAAATGGCAAATTGACAGAACGGGTGATATCTACCGCCATCGACAACAAACGCAAGGATTCAGCATGGCTCCCCAACATCAGGTGCACATAGCCAAGATTCATACTGATCTGTGCAATACGGGGTAAGGAGCCAATCCGCTCCGCTATCTCCAGCGCGCGATAGAAATACCGCAATGCGGACTCGGTGTCATTCAGCTCAATGCAACTGGTGGCCAGCGTATTCAGGGTCAATACCCAATCCAGCGGATCTCGCTCAGTTTCCGGGGCCTCTAACGAGTTCTGTAACAATGCTCTTGCACGCGCCCGGTCCCCTCGCCGGAGCAGGACTAATGCAACACCATCAACAGCAAGCCAGCTGCCACGGCGATCCAGCCGCCGTACAAAGCACTGCCGAGCATGCTCAAACAAACCCTGAGCGTCATTCAACGCACCAAAGCGCGTTTGGTGGAAGCCTTGATTCAGCAACGCCCATCCTAAGCCTACCCAATCCTCACAGCCTGTCGCCAATTGTTCAGCATGTGCCGCTAACCGAGGCACTTGGGCTGGATCGACAAATTGGCAGTCCCAGGCCAGATCGTTCAAACGTTTGATCTGCACCATAACGGCACCCACGCCATTTGGTGTCGTTCCCTGCGGCCCACCGGATGTTGATGCATCAACCATGATCTTTACCATGCCATGACACACAGTCACTTCACGCATGTTGGCGTACACTAACGGCGCAGATGCCACGTTCGTTTCGATACAACTTCAAGGTAGCCCATTCTGAGCGTTGAGAGTGCCCACTATTGATATGCCGTCAACTCCACAGACAAGCACTCGGCCTCGCCCAGTCTGTTTAGCCTGATACAACGCACTATCTGCCAGATTAAGCAATGCCTGTTGAGTCAGGGCATGAAACGGATATTCCGCAACCCCTGCCGAAAAACCAATACCAGCAAGTGTTTTGCCATCACATTGCACATGGGCGGATCGGACCATTACCAGCATGCTTTCCAGACGCTGGGCTGCATCTTGTGCTGTTGCTCCAGGGAAAACGATACAGAACTCCTCACCACCGTAACGGCACGCAAAGTCGCTTCCCCGGACGCTACTTTTCAACACTTGTCCCAGCATGACCAATACTTCATCACCCAAAGCATGGCCGTAACCATCGTTAATCGCCTTGAAGTGGTCAACATCGATCAATGCGACGCTGACTGGATACTGCTGACGTTCCGCCAAGTGTAAAACTGCTGGCAATTCCTCCTGAAGATGCCGGCGGTTGTATAGATTGGTCAGTGGATCACGCAGCGCTTGCTCCTTCAACGCTTGTTGCAGCTGCTCAATCTCTTCCATACGCCGCTCTAACTCATGATTCAAGCGAAGCAGTTCTCGATTGGCGGCATCTGTACGCTGCATCGCTTCCAACGCATCATCACGCTGAGTCTCAACCCGCTCCA
It encodes:
- a CDS encoding diguanylate cyclase — its product is MVDASTSGGPQGTTPNGVGAVMVQIKRLNDLAWDCQFVDPAQVPRLAAHAEQLATGCEDWVGLGWALLNQGFHQTRFGALNDAQGLFEHARQCFVRRLDRRGSWLAVDGVALVLLRRGDRARARALLQNSLEAPETERDPLDWVLTLNTLATSCIELNDTESALRYFYRALEIAERIGSLPRIAQISMNLGYVHLMLGSHAESLRLLSMAVDITRSVNLPFIRPIAVGNLALYHITQGQTSAAYELVAPLLGRTDWVETGDLAFFNAIAAQTFAIRGETDTARQFLDDARQMAQSVSDDACLVHCLWVDALLAHRDGNAVTELALMEQALRLADKVPDRHYQIETLKSLAELYERQGDAQQALTTIKRFFASKEDMARLATGARVQSMAIQHEIARTRMERDFALARQAEAEHAARDLERLNLSLRNKVVEVESLRDQLRELVVRDPLTNLYNRRHLQDELRAALQLAARQYFTLCVVLFDLDHFKAINDSRGHAFGDAVLVAFADLLQSSVRGSDFACRYGGEEFCVVMHDIDTSTAVMRTAEMLGKWCEQRITYHGADLVGLSFSAGIAEYPKDGTEPDRLLSRADAALYRAKQSGRSRIESAFG